The Aphis gossypii isolate Hap1 chromosome 3, ASM2018417v2, whole genome shotgun sequence genome includes a region encoding these proteins:
- the LOC114123089 gene encoding chromatin assembly factor 1 subunit A-like has product MSSSKAVEKSAKKLVQKCLPFKLVNSPGDDANSKCRKRKLSGTENDETRVENPKVELLNGGTKCFIKSDDEDKKITEESSEDNMGIKESVSSDIIKSDNITEKVCEEINDANIPKIKESIKDVDDTISTSSDTDNGCNDTSVNSTSDTGKLENTTPPLKKLTPQQILKRQESAKRNEERERIKQEKLKAREEKLKEQAEKQRLKEEKRNAEIEAKRLRELEKKLKEEEKKAKELEKEQERKQKEEEKKARDLEKEKERKQKEDERKAKELEKEKQREKEEMEKKKKEKVKAAFVGFFKPKNLNLEISKKDDEIFNQELETYFMPFQTKQDMKIAPIRRAYLNIDKKKVVDKCISHCEQNKELLYLSLLKTGKHKPSKSDATWPIQVENDTDVIIIETGSTNNEDVNKVGTTLKKNSQNFRWKLLQFDENKRPPYWGTWRKKSLYVKPKRPFACDKIMFDYEIDSDDEWEEEDPGESIHGTDNEEEPEDEYEVDNDVFVPHGYLSDEEGQDNDSDTEEVQQEKLKLLGEEFEAEIKKKTERIKPRLVGCIWIPNNVTNSNNVSKSVADTLLKYRCVWDEEEPIITKAEIKVDSPKDLTTTETKKTKILPDSIIPDLITFIHGNTNGMKLAVKNFIDELVKNGRNTDDDNSISLSTVKKTIKSIATKSTHVAPWCVSKENFEKYGVEYPTNLENEIPKLKTSVKKITSFMTPQSQKAKANLLEKPCGEMDQNMTESKKDVFIPKNLFNTEESTKSLVIDITKEAQKVNIVGGKKRITPILLSPKKKLKSMVDRKFKEKSLSPNMDEVSEDISIPNIKTV; this is encoded by the exons ATGTCCAGCAGCAAAGCTGTCGAAAAGTCTGCCAAGAAGTTGGTTCAAAAGTGTCTACCGTTCAAGTTGGTAAATTCACCCGGCGATGATGCCAATTCCAAATGTCGTAAACGGAAACTTAGTGGCACCGAAAATGACGAAACACGAGTGGAAAATCCTAAGGTTGAACTGCTCAATGGAGGGACcaagtgttttattaaatctgatgacgaagataaaaaaataactgag GAATCAAGTGAAGATAATATGGGTATTAAAGAATCTGTTAGTTCAGATATAATTAAGTCAGACAACATAACTGAGAAAGTGTGTGAAGAAATAAATGATGcaaatattccaaaaattaaagaaagtaTTAAAGATGTTGATGATACTATTTCTACTTCATCAGATACAGATAACGGTTGTAATGATACATCAGTTAATTCAACTTCTGATACtggaaaattagaaaatactaCACCACCTTTAAAGAAGCTTACTCCACAGCAAATATTGAAAAGACAAGAATCAGCAAAAAGAAATGAAGAAAGAGAAAGAATTAAACAG gaaaaattaaaagctCGAGAAGAAAAACTTAAGGAACAAGCCGAAAAACAACgtttaaaagaagaaaaaagaaaTGCTGAAATTGa aGCTAAACGACTACGcgagttagaaaaaaaacttaaagaaGAAGAGAAAAAAGCTAAGGAGTTAGAAAAAGAACAAGAGAGAAAAcaaaaagaagaagaaaagaAGGCTAGAGATttggaaaaagaaaaagaaagaaaacaaaaagaaGATGAAAGAAAAGCTAAAGaattagaaaaagaaaaacaaagagaaaaagaagaaatggaaaagaaaaaaaaagaaaaggttAAAGCTGCTTTTGTTGggttttttaaaccaaaaaacTTGAATTTAGAGATTTCTAAAAAAGATGATGAGATATTTAATCAAGAATTAGAAACTTACTTCATGCCTTTTCAG actAAGCAAGACATGAAAATAGCACCAATACGTAgagcatatttaaatattgataaaaaaaaagttgtggataaatgtattagtcactgtgaacaaaataaagaattattatatttaagtttacttAAAACTGGAAAACACAAGCCTTCTAAGTCAGATGCAACTTGGCCTATTCAAGTTGAAAATGATACAGAtgtcattattattg aaactgGTTCAACCAACAATGAAGATGTGAATAAAGTTGGTActactctaaaaaaaaattctcaaaactTCCGTTGGAAACTGTTACAGTTTGATGAAAACAAACGTCCTCCTTATTGGGGAACATGGAGAAAAAAAAGTCTTTATGTAAAACCAAAAAGACCATTTGCTTGTGATAAA ataatgTTTGACTATGAAATTGATTCTGATGATGAGTGGGAAGAAGAAGATCCTGGTGAAAGTATACATGGTACAGATAATGAAGAAGAACCTGAGGATGAGTATGAAGTTGATAATGATGTTTTTGTTCCACATGGATATTTGAGCGATGAAGAAGGTCAAGATAATGATAGCGAT ACTGAAGAAGTACAACAAGAAAAACTAAAGCTTTTAGGGGAAGAATTTGAAGCtgaaatcaagaaaaaaacgGAGCGTATTAAGCCAAGGCTAGTTGGTTGTATATGGATACCAAATAATGTTACAAATTCtaataatg tgagTAAATCAGTAGCTGATACATTACTAAAATATCGTTGTGTTTGGGACGAGGAAGAACCTATCATAACAAAAGCAGAGATCAAAGTAGATTCACCTAAAGACCTAACTACTACTGAAACCAAAAAGACTAAAATACTTCCTGATTCaa ttattccagatttaattacatttatacatgGTAATACAAATGGCATGAAATTGGCtgttaagaattttattgatgaattGGTCAAAAATGGCCGAAATACTGACGATGATAACTCTATCTCTTTATCTACTGTTAAGAAAACCATAAAATCTATTGCAACAAAATCTACACATGTTGCTCCATG gtgtGTAAGTAAAGAGAACTTTGAGAAATATGGAGTTGAATATCCtacaaatttagaaaatgaaattcctaaattaaaaacttctgttaaaaaaataaccagtTTTATGACACCTCAAAGCCAAAAAGCAAAAGCCAATTTATtggaaaa gcCATGTGGTGAAATGGATCAAAATATGACTGAGTCTAAGAAAGATGTTTTTATCCCAAAAAACCTATTCAACACTGAAGAGAGCACAAAATCACTAGTAATCGACATAACTAAGGAAGCACAAAAAGTCAACATTGTTGGAGGTAAAAAAAGGATTACACCTATTCTTTTatcgccaaaaaaaaaattaaaatcaatggtaGATAGAAAATTTAAGGAAAAATCTTTGAGCCCCAACATGGATGAAGTTAGTGAAGATATATCTATCCCTAACATTAAAACtgtatga
- the LOC126550631 gene encoding protein AF-9 has product MIPDDESMMAFPFVKVIFEIGHEASVRNKRTPEGFTHDWELFVRGADNTDIHYFVDKVVFHLHETFPNPKRVIKEPPYVVKESGYAGFPLPIDIYVKNNKDEPRKIRFNYELCLNDRGTPPISKVTRETYVFNPSEDFRRKLIKGGGTSVLSHDGTEAKNSNSSSAISKQKSITNTNRLPSPPPKKNKKEDIKLNNTFATLFGSPIQPSKLPLTTSKSTSQKLSSSDKSQVKIKSSPHNKEDKKDKDKERDKEKKKLKELSIDKIKKDKDKKEKTKESSEKSKSLKQSSSKPEKKESTHHEKIKEKSNDSKLEKKEFKDKSKREDKVKEKNKDKSHKEEKSYHETKTIKQDIKTEFNDQEKKKHKSSPESIKIKSDKKIEKSEKSSKPHKSHKEHKKRDKRDKEEKLIKKEEKSSFVEQEPSYKHLDIPQTTTLVEEFPKIKEEILETLPPPKANSSRVHEPELSEEEFLSEDSEPPYQPPEPPKLKEPEPPKKKLSPDNNFIKKKKRKKKERDTEETKPKTSRLEISEHVQETCSDISRSPSPSHSNNKFTDEYINSLKHLQHKIMMLEDEDLQRVVTVIAETGHYEITTKTFDFDLCALNETTVKKLQELIT; this is encoded by the exons ATGATTCCAGATGATGAGTCCATGATGGCATTTCCa ttcgTTAAAGTGATATTTGAAATTGGTCATGAGGCGTCTGTTAGAAACAAACGAACACCAGAGGGATTCACTCATGACTGGGAATTGTTTGTTCGTGGTGCTGATAACACAGATATACATTACTTTGTTGACAAGGTTGTGTTCCATTTACATGAAACATTTCCAAATCCTAAAAGAG TAATTAAGGAACCACCATATGTTGTGAAAGAATCAGGATATGCTGGTTTTCCGTTACCTATTGACatctatgtaaaaaataataaagatgaaccaagaaaaattagatttaattatgaattgtgCCTTAATGACCGTGGTACTCCACCTATTTCTAAAGTGACTAGAGAAACCTATGTATTTAACCCTTCAGAAGATTTCAGGCGAAAGCTTATCAAAGGCGGAGGA acTAGTGTCTTATCACACGATGGAACTGAAGCAAAAAACTCCAATTCAAGTTCTGccatatcaaaacaaaaatcaattactaATACTAATCGATTGCCATCACctccaccaaaaaaaaataaaaaagaagatataaaactaaataatacttttgccACACTTTTTGGGTCTCCGATACAACCTTCAAAGTTACCATTGACTACATCAAAATCAACATCACAAAAACTTTCATCCTCAGACAAATcacaagttaaaattaaaagtagcCCACATAATAAAGAAGATAAGAAAGATAAAGATAAAGAAAGAgataaagagaaaaaaaagttgaaagaATTATCAAtagataagataaaaaaagataaagataaaaaagaaaaaactaaagAAAGTTCTGAAAAATCAAAGTCTCTCAAACAAAGTAGTTCTAAACCTGAAAAAAAAGAGTCTACTCatcatgaaaaaattaaagagaAGTCAAATGACTCTAAATTAGAAAAGAAAGAATTTAAGGATAAAAGTAAACGTGAAGATAAAGTAAAGgagaaaaataaagataagtcTCACAAAGAGGAAAAATCATATCATGAAACCAAAACTATTAAACAAGatataaaaactgaatttaatgatcaagaaaaaaagaaacataaaaGTTCGCccgaatcaattaaaattaagtctgataaaaaaatagaaaaatctgaaaaatcaTCTAAACCTCATAAAAGTCACAAGGAGCACAAGAAAAGAGATAAGAGagataaagaagaaaaattaatcaaaaaagaagaaaaatccAGTTTTGTTGAACAAGAACCTTCGTATAAACACCTTGATATACCTCAAACTACTACTTTAGTAGAAGAATTTCCAAAAATTAAGGAAGAAATCCTAGAGACTTTGCCGCCACCAAAAGCTAATTCTTCAAGAGTTCATGAACCTGAGCTATCTGAAGAAGAATTTCTCTCTGAGGATAGTGAGCCACCTTATCAACCACCAGAACCACCAAAACTTAAAGAACCAGAACCACCCAAAAAGAAACTTTCTCccgacaataattttataaaaaagaaaaaacggaAAAAGAAGGAACGTGACACAGAAGAAACAAAACCAAAAACCAGCCGACTGGAGATTTCTGAACATGTTCAAGAAACATGTTCAGACATTTCAAGATCGCCATCACCGTCACatagtaacaataaatttactgATGAATATATAAACTCATTAAAACATCTCcaacacaaaataatgatgttaGAAGATGAAGATCTTCAAAGGGTAGTTACTGTAATAGCTGAAACTGGTCATTATGAAATAACtacaaaaacatttgattttgaCCTCTGTGCTTTGAATGAAACTACTGtgaaaaaattacaagaacttataacttag
- the LOC114123098 gene encoding microprocessor complex subunit DGCR8-like, translating into MMSENNSSSSREENTNIESVSNIRDCDDQQQATISTENVTVKLEYQNSEVTIDESITYELDEDGCIDDDLPEGWIKCKHDSGMPVYLNEEMKVCSFSKPYFLGVNSLKNHKIPVANIPCLNYKLQLEQMNAESNGELNRCPVTLSHEQYREYCSKLFKFKNIKFMRFSSWDKRREYIRMVKADRRRKDLPKLKDKSHLMSFPVQEHDVKSDCNTSNPDDQWTINLNGKSYVSILHEYIQRVLKTQPSYEFKELENARYPYLATVILDGMQYGIGIGSSKKQAKLDAARATLEILLPSVKNHIQINRRHAMNERQGCSNFDGDVLFDKLNIKDSRIPEFCAQAAESMPYDMLQICVKRNFGEDANVKCEMQSMQSGSDSEIFYRCTMTVKEHSATVICKNKREGRQKGAQALLKVLHPHIKYFGSLLRLYSHQNVGSGCEKKLDEPGNQSPKPRSGPNYEILKKLRAEMSKL; encoded by the exons ATGATGTCTGAAAACAACAGTTCTAGTTCCAGAgaagaaaatacaaatattgaatcCGTGTCAAATATACGTGATTGTGATGATCAGCAGCAG GCTACAATTTCTACTGAAAATGTAACTGTGAAGCTTGAATATCAAAACAGTGAAGTAACTATTGATGAATCTATTACATatg agttaGATGAAGATGGATGTATTGATGACGATTTACCAGAAGGATggataaaatgtaaacatgaCAGTGGCATGccagtttatttaaatgaagaaATGAAAGTTTGTTCATTTTCTAAACCATATTTTCTTGGGGTCAACAGCCTCAAG aaccaTAAAATTCCGGTAGCTAATATTccttgtttaaattataaactacaatTAGAACAAATGAATGCAGAAAGTAACGGAGAGTTAAACA gATGCCCCGTAACATTAAGCCATGAACAGTATCGAGAATATTGCAGTAaactattcaaattcaaaaatattaaatttatgagatTTAG TTCTTGGGATAAACGACGTGAATATATTAGAATGGTAAAAGCTGATCGAAGACGTAAAGATCTtccaaaattaaaagataaatctCATTTAATGTCTTTTCCAGTTCAAGAACATGATG ttaAAAGTGATTGTAATACATCTAATCCTGATGATCAATGGACTATTAATCTAAATGGTAAAAGCTATGTTAGCATATTGCACGAATACATTCAACGTGTACTTAAGACACAGCCATCATATGAGTTTAAAGAACTTG AGAATGCTAGGTATCCTTACTTAGCCACAGTAATATTAGATGGTATGCAATATGGTATCGGTATTGGTTCAAGCAAAAAACAAGCTAAACTTGATGCGGCTAGAGCtacattagaaatattattaccatctgttaaaaaccatattcaaattaatcgTAGACATGCAATGAATGAACGTCAAGGTTGCAGTAATTTTGATGGCGATGta CTTTTTGACAAACTTAACATTAAAGACTCTAGAATACCAGAATTTTGTGCCCAAGCTGCTGAATCTATGCCGTATGATATGTTACAGATTTGCGtaaaaag aaattttgGCGAAGATGCAAATGTAAAGTGTGAAATGCAAAGTATGCAAAGCGGATCTGattctgaaatattttatcgttgtACCATGACTGTCAAGGAACATTCTGCCActgttatttgtaaaaataaacgagAAGGACGCCAAAAAGGAGCTCAAGCTCTATTGAAg gtGTTACACCctcatattaagtattttgggTCTTTATTAAGACTGTACAGCCATCAAAATGTTGGAAGTGGTTGTGAGAAAAAACTAGATGAACCTGGAAATCAAAGCCCAAAGCCTAGGAGTGGTCCAAATtatgaaatacttaaaaaattgagAGCAGAAATGTCCaaactataa
- the LOC114123095 gene encoding uncharacterized protein LOC114123095, with translation MKNGDDDDELHRPGCSREGLSDQKESSRLNNNVAHSHDGSNTESCLDCDTPEQHDHMIAASLVRCDQEDSDSDNDSCIYTYRGDRQEPAVENLPIDNRSTSPLMDYLEMDFEPEPTVNNVSEDEEITEPIANNSNGTVQLLKDLLTSCSDVDPNLEENHLDVTNSVTHEPTNPNLIPRLPISSSIIPTQYFRSLNTNLPVCKEERNGCMRRNSDTTEVCQKMKRMRVDDLTWIKEMVWSEKEAAQFQVNQIGVSACGATAVINTLLALRTQFNLDRIVQIIGTRLRDETAPLVPYLESRAVAGCMAQDLVRTLETATDSQVSARFFATNQYLDLPLAPWLATWIKKGAVPILTLNLQRADVAPSLVHDSWHHQMVYGVSYNPLRPEFAQIYLTNPLSISCMDSLIPQLFSPSSLMIKRADILSRWTPQTDLMSLATHPSRHWHRFNVLGQVVNLLREEKENVKFTNHIVIPANYKSGITLAMKTSSNYSHELKSVPELIDTKK, from the exons ATGAAGAAcggtgacgacgacgacgaactGCACCGACCTGGCTGTAGCCGTGAAGGGTTATCTGATCAGAAAGAATCATCTAG GTTGAATAACAACGTAGCGCATAGCCATGATGGTTCTAATACTGAAAGTTGTCTTGATTGTGATACCCCTGAACAACATGACCACATGATCGCTGCTAGTTTGGTACGTTGTGACCAGGAAGATAGTGATTCGGATAATGATTCTTGTATTTACACTTATCGTGGTGATCGGCAAGAACCAGCAGTTGAAAATTTACCTATAGACAATAGAAGTACGTCACCTTTAATGGATTACTTGGAAATGGACTTTGAACCTGAACCAACTGTTAACAATGTATCTGAAGACGAAGAGATTACTGAACCAATAGCTAATAActcaaa TGGTACAGTGCAGTTATTAAAAGACCTATTGACTTCTTGTTCCGATGTAGATCCTAATCTTGAAGAAAACCATCTTGATGTTACAAATAGTGTGACTCATGAGCCAACCAATCCAAACCTAATCCCTCGATTGCCAATATCGAGTTCAATTATACCTACTCAATATTTTAGGAGTCTTAATACCAATCTTCCTGTTTGTAAAGAAGAACGTAATGGATGTATGAGACGTAATTCTGATACCAcg gAAGTAtgtcaaaaaatgaaaagaatGCGGGTTGATGATTTAACTTGGATTAAAGAAATGGTATGGTCAGAAAAAGAGGCCGCTCAATTTCAAGTAAATCAAATTGGTGTATCAGCATGCGGGGCAACTGCAGTTATAAATACTCTG ttggcTCTTAGGACACAATTCAATTTAGACCGTATAGTTCAGATTATTGGTACCCGCTTGCGTGATGAGACTGCTCCACTTGTTCCGTATTTGGAATCTCGAGCTGTAGCTGGTTGCATGGCCCAAGATTTGGTTAGAACTTTAGAAACCGCAACAGATTCACAAGTCAGTGCTAGGTTTTTTGCTACTAATCAATATTTGGATTTACCTCTAGCTCCATGGCTTGCAACTTGGATAAAAAAAG GTGCTGTTCCCATATTGACTTTAAACCTCCAACGTGCAGACGTGGCACCTTCTCTTGTGCATGATAGTTGGCACCATCAAATGGTCTATGGGGTATCATATAATCCCCTACGTCCTGAATTTGCTCAAATTTACTTAACAAACCCACTGAGCATATCGTGCATGGATTCATTAATTCCACAGTTATTTTCTCCATCTTCATTGATGATTAAAAGAGCTGATATATTGTCTAGGTGGACCCCTCAAACAGATCTCATGTCCTTGGCCACACATCCTAGCCGACATTGGCATAGATTTAAtgtgttag GACAAGTGGTAAATCTTTTACgtgaagaaaaagaaaatgtcaaatttactAATCATATTGTCATACCAGCTAATTATAAAAGTGGTATAACTTTAGCAATGAAAACATCATCAAATTATAGCCATGAATTAAAATCAGTGCCAGAACTAATAGATACCAAGAAataa